In Seriola aureovittata isolate HTS-2021-v1 ecotype China chromosome 17, ASM2101889v1, whole genome shotgun sequence, a genomic segment contains:
- the LOC130184606 gene encoding protein NLRC3-like, producing the protein MATAIELLETLEDLGDRELKNFKWYLQQPDFLKDFPSIPKSQLEKADRPDTVDVMVHTYSHRCVEVAKRVLKRMRRNDLVESLSNSGSAPEGPSAGAAPAAGEAKAAADDDDDADDDDDADGEPSSVGPQAAPLSDPPAEDVMVQVAQRPQSSPTLQLSVQSRLQDVFRSARGGAERQREGRLCDVNPEQFVIDGRDAQNNTLRPFRKLETETGQSAESQRPIQPCDVFQQPSIRTVLTTGVAGIGKTFLVQKLLLDWAEQRASQDLHLIFAFTVRELGLWREESFRLAELIHTCIPETKCIKEETLNDILTTSQNSNRGDFRLLFVFDGLDQSHFQLDLKTNTSLDVTKSMRVDVLLTNLIRGKLLPSARLWITTRPAAANQIPPECVDLVTEVRGFTDPQKEEYFRKRFRDEEQASSIISHIKTSRSLHIMCHIPVFCWITATVLEEVLETREGGELPKTLTEMYIHFLVVQLNKAKEKYVPEKCIQYIQSLAKLAFHQLLKSSTSFMEEDLRLSGINTRAASKYSSLFTEIFTQVCGQREGGDQRNMFCFAHLSLHEFLAAVHVNISLFIYNRNVMPGPRLKVSATNVHKMAVNKAVQSPTGHLDVFLRFLLGLSLPTNQNHLQGALTLTAGRSQNNQKTIRYIKKKIRKSPSPEKSINLFHCLNELNDRSLVEQIQQSLRSGSLSTDKLSPAQWSALVFILLSSEDLDVFDLKKYSASEEALLKLLPVVKASKTALLSGCNLSERSCEALSSVLSSQSSSLRHLDLSNNDLQDSGVKLLSAGLKSPLCTLETLRLSGCLVTEEGCASLASALRSNPSHLRELDLSFNHPGDAGAKLLSAGLENPFWRLDTLRLDFGGEQRLKPGVKKYTCELELDTNSAHRNLELSHNNRKVTSVTEDQSYPDHPDRFDQWPQLLCRNQLTGRCYWEVKWRGRVDIAVTYGDIRRTGNSLDCVFGGNDHSWSLRCSDFDLTYSVWHNNRKISTVYSAAAAASSSSSNRVAVYVDCPAGSLSFYSVSSNKLIHLHTVNTTFTDPLYPGFGFGLETLYFFEYESSVSLCRL; encoded by the exons ATGGCCACAGCGATAGAGCTGCTGGAGACTCTGGAGGATTTGGGGGATAGAGAGCTGAAAAATTTCAAGTGGTACCTGCAGCAGCCGGACTTCCTGAAGGACTTCCCCTCCATCCCGAAGAGCCAGCTGGAGAAGGCCGACCGGCCGGACACGGTGGACGTGATGGTGCACACCTACAGCCATCGCTGTGTGGAGGTGGCCAAGAGGGTgttgaagaggatgaggaggaacgACCTGGTGGAGAGTTTGTCCAACAGCGGCTCAGCACCTGAAG GTCCATCAGCTGGTgcagcacctgcagcaggtgaggCCAAGGCTgctgcagatgatgatgatgatgctgatgatgatgatgatgctgatggagAGCCTTCATCTGTGGGGCCACAGgctgctcctctctctgacCCCCCCGCTGAAG ACGTGATGGTGCAAGTAGCACAACGTCCACAGAGCAGCCCCACGCTGCAGCTCTCGGTGCAGTCCCGCCTCCAGGACGTGTTCAGGAGTGCAcgggggggggcagagaggcaGCGTGAAGGACGGTTGTGTGACGTGAACCCGGAGCAGTTCGTCATAGACGGTCGGGACGCACAGAACAACACGCTGCGTCCGTTCAGGAAGCTGGAGACGGAAACTGGACAATCAGCAGAATCACAGAGACCGATTCAACCCTGTGACGTCTTCCAGCAGCCGTCCATCAGAACCGTCCTCACTACTGGGGTCGCAGGGATCGGGAAAACATTCCTTGTGCAGAAGCTGTTGTTGGACTGGGCTGAACAAAGAGCCAGTCAGGATCTGCATCTGATATTCGCCTTCACTGTCCGGGAGCTGGGTTtatggagggaggagagctTTCGACTGGCAGAGCTGATTCACACATGTATCCCAGAAACTAAGTGCATCAAGGAGGAGACTCTGAATGACATCCTCACAACTTCACAGAACTCCAACAGAGGTGACTTCAgacttctgtttgtgtttgatggaCTGGATCAGAGCCACTTTCAACTAGACCTCAAAACTAACACGTCTCTAGATGTGACCAAGTCGATGAGAGTGGatgtgctgctgacaaacctcatcagggggaaactgcttccctctgctcgcctctggataaccacacgacctgcagcggccaatcagatccctcctgagtgtgttgacctggtgacagaggtcagagggttcactgacccacagaaggaggagtacttcaggaagaggttcagagatgaggagcaggccagcagcatcatctcccacatcaagacatcacgaagcctccacatcatgtgccacatcccagtcttctgctggatcactgctacagttctggaggaggtgttggaaaccagagagggaggagagctgcccaagaccctgactgagatgtacatccacttcctggtggttcagCTCAACAAAGCGAAGGAGAAGTATGTCCCAGAGAAGTGCATTCAGTACATTCAGTCCCTGGCCAAACTGGCTTTTCACCAGCTACTGAAAAGCAGCACGAGCTTCATGGAGGAAGACCTGAGACTCAGTGGCATCAACACCAGAGCGGCGTCAAAGTACTCCAGCCTGTTCACAGAGATCTTCACACAGGTGTGCGGGCAGAGGGAGGGCGGAGACCAGAGAAACATGTTCTGCTTTGCTCACCTGAGCCTTCATGAGTTCCTGGCTGCTGTTCACGTGAACATATCGCTCTTCATCTACAACAGAAACGTGATGCCTGGGCCCAGACTGAAGGTCTCTGCAACTAACGTCCACAAAATGGCTGTGAACAAGGCCGTACAGAGTCCAACTGGACACCTGGACGTGTTCCTCCGTTTCCTCCTGGGTCTGTCACTGCCGACCAATCAGAATCACCTACAAGGCGCCCTAACACTGACTGCAGGACGTTcacagaacaaccaaaaaacaatcaggtacatcaagaagaagatCAGGAAGAGTCCTtctccagagaaaagcatcaacctgttccactgtctgaatgaactgaatgatcgtTCTCTAGTGGAGCAGATCCAACAGTCCCTGAGATCAGGAAgtctctccacagataaactgtctcctgctcaatggtcagctctggtcttcatcttactgtcctcagaagatctggacgtgtttgacctgaagaaatactctgcttcagaggaggctcttctgaagctgctgccagtggtcaaAGCCTCTAAAACAGCTTT GTTGAGTggctgtaacctctcagagagaagctgtgaagctctgtcctcagtcctcagctcccagtcctctagtctgagacacctggacctgagtaacaacgaCCTGCAGgactcaggagtgaagctgctgtctgctggactgaaGAGTCCACTCTGTACACTGGAGACGCTCAG GCTGTCAGGCTGTCTggtcacagaggaaggctgtgcGTCCCTTGCCTCAGCTCTGAGGTcaaacccctcccacctgagagagctggacctgagcttCAACCATCCAGGAGACGCCGGAGccaagctgctgtctgctggactaGAGAATCCGTTCTGGAGACTGGACACTCTCAG GTTGGACTTCGGTGGAGAGCAGAGGCTGAAACCTGGTGTGAAGAAGT ACACCTGTGAATTGGAGCTGGACACAAACTCAGCACACAGAAACCTCGAACTGTCCcacaacaacaggaaggtgaCATCAGTGACAGAGGATCAGTCTTATCCTGATCATCCAGACAGATTCGACCAGtggcctcagctgctgtgtagAAACCAGCTGACCGGTCGTTGTTACTGGGAGGTCAAGTGGAGAGGACGAGTGGACATTGCAGTGACTTATGGAGACATCAGAAGGACCGggaacagtctggactgtgtGTTTGGAGGGAACGATCACTCCTGGAGTCTGAGGTGCTCTGATTTCGATCTTACCTACTCTGTCTGgcacaataacagaaaaatatccACCGTCTactccgccgccgccgccgcctcctcctcctcctctaacagagtagcagtgtatgtggactgtcctgctggctctctgtccttctacagtGTCTCCTCTAACAAACTGATCCACCTCCACACCGTAAACACCACCTTCACTGACCCTCTGTACCCGGGCTTTGGGTTTGGCCTTGAGACGCTTTATTTCTTTGAATACgagtcctcagtgtctctgtgtcggCTGTAG
- the LOC130185356 gene encoding uncharacterized protein LOC130185356 → MSTADQLLENMLSWIEQNEACEQQLRKLAKELESISEVSKAGQTVGSTVAVFGAVCTVAGGVATLMSGGMAAPLLLLGTAYTATGGAISLSSEVLEIIFSSQPMKEAKKAAEKGVRIENKIQQLFKKLKMERKSQNPRANTDELDQHVVIEIVKAIARRKGLVVNLTFNFMYDNRHNKNFQTICVMTLGVLAVFAFKLGGTGLRSLYTRGAERIARLTSTTACKRAAKVATALGMVFTLKEAIENWTDVIKKNHVTPASKSLREKADELREVTRTLKGQLNEIEAMLRR, encoded by the exons ATGAGCACCGCGGACCAGCTGCTGGAGAACATGCTCTCCTGGATCGAGCAGAACGAGGcctgtgagcagcagctgaggaaaCTGGCCAAGGAGCTGGAGTCCATCAGCGAGGTGAGCAAAGCTGGTCAAACTGTGGGCAGCACGGTGGCCGTGTTCGGAGCTGTATGCACGGTCGCAGGAGGCGTGGCCACTCTGATGAGCGGGGGAATGGCTGCTCCGTTGTTACTGTTAGGAACGGCATATACAGCAACAGGTGGCGCCATCTCTCTGTCGAGTGAAGTCCTCGAGATCATCTTTTCCAGCCAGCCCATGAAGGAGGcaaagaaagcagcagagaaggGCGTGagaattgaaaataaaatccagcAACTGTTCAAGAAACTGAAGATGGAGCGGAAGAGTCAGAATCCGCGCGCAAACACAGACGAACTGGACCAACACGTCGTGATTGAAATTGTGAAAGCCATCGCAAGACGAAAGGGACTGGTGGTGAATCTTACATTCAACTTTATGTACGATAACCGTCACAACAAAAACTTCCAAACCATCTGTGTGATGACGCTTGGGGTTTTAGCAGTTTTTGCGTTTAAACTCGGAGGAACGGGACTCCGGTCTCTGTACACAAGAGGAGCTGAGAGGATCGCCAGACTGACGTCTACAACTGCATGTAAAAGAGCCGCCAAG GTTGCCACAGCTCTTGGAATGGTGTTCACACTTAAGGAGGCGATTGAGAACTGGACAGACGTGATCAAGAAAAATCATGTGACTCCAGCCAGCAAATCACTGAGAGAGAAAGCCGACGAGCTCCGCGAGGTCACCCGGACACTGAAGGGCCAGCTGAACGAAATCGA GGCGATGCTGAGGagatga